Below is a genomic region from Kwoniella dejecticola CBS 10117 chromosome 4, complete sequence.
TGCCCAAGGAtgacaagagcaagagcaacCGACGAGAATCTACTCAATCGACCATGACTCAGACCGAGATTGAAGAAAGCGGTCCAGGTGAGCAGATTACCCATTACTTCTTACTTCGTGAATGTAAAACTGTCAGTCATTAATGCCACAAACAATAATTCGTAGCCTGAGGAtctcatttcatcattcatccacCCTCACGTTGTAACGATATAACGATTCtaacgaaacgaaacgacCAGCACAAGGTGTCGCGCCCACAAGGCAAACGATCAGCCTCATTATATGTCTGTTTCCACAATGTCATGTTCATGTCCTTACTCTGCTCGAAGCAGATGTATGTAAGCATCCAAGTAGCATGACGCCTTTTATCAAGTCATCGTATGCATTTGTATCTAGCCAATCAAATAACAAGAATGACTACGGTATGAAGACGACTGGCATTTGcggaagaaagaaggcacGCAAGGGCCAAGggcttctcgaccttcatAGGCAagccaagtgagtctcatcctcctcgactggAAAAGTGTCCCACAGTCCTCTTGCTTGCATTCGCATTCAAGCTGTTCACGCTAGGATTTGACACGCACCTTGCCCATTCACACATCAAAATCAAACAGAAGAGAATAAAGGGTTTGCGTAACGCCGCGGTGATTTTAGTGATTTCAGTGATTCAATTGCAATCAATCACACCGCGCGCGTCTGATATTCGAAGATCACAAAAACAGGTTGGGAAATCAGCAAATCACGTGATGATCTGATGTGCGTATCACTGGATCAATGATTTCACTTTATTTTGTTTATCGATTTAGGAATCTGTTTGATGCGGGAATACAGCAATACCGCTTTGTTTGTTGGGTGCAGGGAAgggagaggagagggaagGGCGTCATAGGGTGCAAAATCCGAGCGATCCCATCAAGAACAGCAGACTAGGTGTATACTTATATACGATGTGATTAATCGTAttcccttcccctcttttctttctcctctcatcCATCAAACACTTTTTGCACTCTTCCATTCTCAACCCAACCAACAAACACCAACAACCAACAACCAATCACAATGGCCCGAACTAAGCAAACCGCTAGAAAGTCCACCGGTGGTAAAGCCCCCAGAAAGCAACGTGAGTTTCTTGCTCTGTTGCTCTTTTCACCGTTCACCGTTACACTGTGACTCGACCTCGAGAGAATGTAAGCTGATATATTTCCAACTGTACAGTCGCTACCAAGGCTGCCAGAAAGCAAACTACCACTTCCGCCGCTGGAGGTGTCAAGAAGCCCCACAGATACAGACCCGGTACCGTCGCCTTGCGAGAAATCAGAAGATACCAAAAGTGAgtctcctctttcttacTTTACATCATGTGTTTCCAAGCATGATGCTGACAACGAATTTTgtttcactttcactttcgcaGATCTACTGAGCTCCTTATCCGAAAACTTCCTTTCCAAAGACTAGTCAGAGAAATCGCTCAAGACTTCAAGACCGACCTCCGATTCCAATCGTCCGCCGTCTTGGCCCTCCAAGAAGCTTCCGAGGCTTACCTCGTCTCCTTGTTCGAAGACACCAACTTGGCCGCTATCCACGCTAAGCGAGTCACCATCCAACCCAAGGATCTTCAACTCGCCCGAAGACTCCGAGGTGAACGATCTTAAGCGTCTGcacctgcttctgcttctgcaattgcaattgcttctgcttcaaccTAGCTTAGCCTAGTCCACTAGCCCATTTATAACCTTCGATTTGCTCTATCTTTTTATACTTGCCGGCGCATCTTTCCGCCATCATACTATCTATATACTTGTATCTTGTATTTGAGTATTAGTAGTTGATGCTATGCAGCCTGGCCTTCTTTACTACTGTGTCGTTTCCTCTTGCTCGCTTGATATGACAGCACTTGCAGTGATGAGCACATGAATTGGTAGCGCGGTTTCAGCCGATCTGTCAACTGCTTCTCCACtctcgacgaagatgaaacACGTTGACATAGCCTCGATGTCGGTGCTGTGACATAAGACCTGCTATGTTGGGCTTTATTGGACTTGTCATGCTGTAAATGCATCATGCTACCATGCGCTTCATATAACTCTACTTTGTATGCGATATGAAAGCTGAACGAGCTGCTTTTGATCAAAACAATTTGCTCTCACTTGCACCGAAGTCCCAATACTGCTCCTCTGATATATTCTTCTCTGCGGTCTACTCTACTGTCTACTGTCCGATCCCACCTCAACTCCTCTTCGAATACTTATGCACGCACTCCAAGAACCACCCCATATCCTCCGGCTTGACATTCGGCGTTATCCCATGTCCGAGATTAGCTATCCACCCTCCTCCAGCCTTCTTCCACACCGTACTTAAcctttccacttctttctctATACCGTCTTTCCCACCATACAGGACCGTGGGATCGAAATTACCTTGTAAATTGACTTGTCTACCCACCAACTCTCGCACTTCGAGTGGATCGACAGTCCAGTCTAATCCCAGGGTATCGTACCCCGTCACCGTCGGGTCAGAGAGTAATTTGAAAGTGGAGGGAGCATTCGCGCCTTTGGCGAATAAGGTGATTGCGACACCGGGATGACCGATCTGCTTGAGGATGGATTTTACTTTGTGCGAAATGTGGATGGAGGCGGGATAGGCAAATTCGCGGTATTGGTATGGTGTGAGTTCTCCTGCCCATGAATCGAATACTTGGAGCATCTACAGAAATTAGAGTCAGCATCACGAGGCATTGCATATCATATTGTGACAGTTTTATACTTTTCACGTTGCAGCCAGGATGTCGCTCGTCGCTGATCATTCAGAGACCCAGACAAGGTAGGGCTCAGCTCACCTGCGCTCCAGCAAGTACTTGTCCAACCAGCAAATCCGCACAGACATCCGCTACGATCCTCAATAACCTCTTCGACTCTTCCGGGTACTCGTACAACCATGATTTACTCTTCTCGAAGGTCTTGCTCCCCCCACCTTCACACATGTACGCCATCAATGTCCAAGGGGCACCGCAGAAACCTATCAAGGGTACTCTCCCAGCCAAACCCTTTCGAGTGAGAGTGATAGCTTCGAATAGGTAACCAAGTTCTTTCTCCACGTTCACTTTTGGATTCAGGCGATTTATGTCTTCCGGAGTAACGAGTGGTTGGGGTAAGACTGGGCCTTTCGAAGGTTCCATCAGGACTTCCATACCCAGAGCTTGggggacgacgaggatgtCGCAGAAGATGATAGAGGCGTCGAGCCGCGGATATCGGTCAATTGGTTGTAAAGTAAGAGCAGAGGCGATTGATGGTGTTTGACAGCATTCAAAGAATGAGTGGGATTTGCGTACTTCCAGGAACTCTAGGGAGGGCATAAGCAGATCAGAATGGCGtgacgtcagcttgatcatgtTCTGTACCATTCAGACGATGAATCGATGGATTGTCGTAGACCGAATTGAAGGACTGTGGTGACGGGATGCATTCTGACAGAGAAGGTAATTTGCACTCACCTGGAAGATACCTCCCAGCCTGCCTCATAACCCATACAGGCGCACGTTCAGTCTCCTCTCCCTTAGCAGCCCGAAGCAAGAGATCATTCTTCAACGGTGGGAAAGACTTTTCGACCTCTTGCCATTTACCCAGGTTCTTCACTTGCGGAACATCGTATTTCTCGGTAATCGTCATGGTGGGCAGGATATCGTACGGCGGTATCAGTGGtagaaggtgagtcgagatcAGAGCGGTGTATGTCATCTACCTACCTGATCATGGATGTAGtgcttctcatcatcgtaaGATGGTTCGAAATGATCAACTGTAGGCCGATGCGTAACTCAACGTTTCTGCGAAATAGAAATAATTGATTCCGTAATCGTATTCACAGGATCAAGGAGATTCAGGTGATGTCCGCGTTCAGCAAAGAATTGAATTTATGAGCTGCATCTGTCTCTTCGACAAGTTCAACTTTTTGGCTGGCTGTCGGTCAGTATACTATACAAGCATTCAGGCATTCAAACACGCTATCATCCAACCGAAAGAAACACATGATGGCACAGAAAAAGCGAAGGTCGCGTCCATCAGATCTGGAGATTCAAAATCGACCGACAGAGATCACGCACGACTGGGAAaaatcagaggaagaattaGAGCTTGAAGCCAGTCTGTTTGGCGCTGACAAGAccaagtcgaagaagaagagcaagaccaaAGGCCTTATCGCCGGATTCGTACTTGACAACCAAGGTGAAAGCGACGGCGAAGCAGGATTGAGTGATCTGGAAGACAACGATGTAAGCTCCTCATACACATCTTCGTGTTCCCAATCATCTCTTAATTGCAGTTCAGCTGACAGAGTCCGCTTGATCCATTTGTGCGTTTGATAGCTATTCACTATCGATGCACCTATTGCCGAGAACTACGATGCCGATAATCTACCAGACGACCAAGTCtcgtcggaagatgaagttgatgacgGTGAATCATCTTCGAGTGGAAGTGCGAGCGGGAGTGAAAATGAATTCCgagctgcttctccttcatcatctagATCGTCCAGCCCCGCCCAGGGACTAGAAGATGATAAAGACCGACCGACCATAGTGCTGCCTGATGATATATATGATGTGGATGTAGAGCAAGAGAAgttgaaagggaagaaaaaaGCAATCTGGACCGATCCATCCGACGATCTGATCAGTGTCGATCCGAGCGAGAATAGGAGGTTGAGGAAATTGGATAGAGGGAAAAAGCGGAAGTTGAATGcccaaggacaaggacaaggggaGGGGGAAGCTGTTGGTGGGCGAGAATTACAGGAAAGGCTGAGAGAGCAGTGAGTAAAGCAGTCAACTCGCTCTGCTGTCGGATTATTTGCGGTCAGCAATCCAAATGGGATGAGGCTGATCTGATACGGATGATTGGTAATTTCGGTGGATATAGGTTCGAGCGATTACATCCTCCACCAGAATGGGCTCGTAATCGAACTGCTATTGGTACACCGTCTTTATCATCCCTCCTCACTTCGACAAAATCATTCATTGCTCCCACAGTATCAGGATCATCGAGATCAGCGTTACCCCAAGGCCATATGGATCTGCAACGAATGCGGAATGCGAATCAACAGAACCCCACAACGGGGAAGCGAGAGGCTGCGAATGCCGGAGGAGGAGTAGTCGATTTCGCTTGGCACCCAAGTGAGAGAGTCGGCGTCATGGCTGTTGCGGGAGGCGATCGACGAGTCAGGTTTTTCAACGTGAGTCGCATCTTATCCCTTTGCGACTTGTACAACAGCTCTACGCCGAGTATGGTATTAAGCAAGTATGAAGTGTGCAAGTCATCTGACGATTTATTTGATATCACCCTCAACTAGATCGACGGTCACACGAACCCCACATTGATGACACTCCATATCCCCTCTCTTCCACTTTCCCGCTCGACCTTCCACCCATCCGGCTCTTCCTTACTACTAGTCGGCAATCGACCATATTACTACACCTACGACCTAGCCGCTCAACGGTGTCTACGATCACCGAAAAACCTCTTCGGTTCAATGGACACGCCCTCTTCGCCCAACTCACTACATCGTCATAGCTTCTCACCGGACGGCACGCTCCTTGCTGTCGCCGGTCGAAGGGGGGCGATAAGCATTTTGGACTGGTCGAGCGGGGGTGCAGGCGGAGTTGTAGCTGAACTAAGATCCGGTAGGGGAGGTACCTCTACCGATTTGTTGTGGAGTCCGAACGGCAGAGAGTTGAGTGTATTAGGTGGGAGAGATGGGGCGGAGATTGAAGTTTGGGATGTGGCCGAGAGGAGGATTAAAAGTAAATGGCGAGATGATCGAGCGTTGGGAGGTACGATTTTGAGATCGAGCAAGGATGGGAAATATACTGCTATCGGGTGAGCAACCGTTCAATATTCCATTTACCATTTCTCCACATCATATAGTTGGAAGAAAACCAAAATCATGAAGACGATTGACGATTGTCGACtgatgactgactgattCAATGCTCTGCCTTCATTTTACGCCCTACATACAGGTCGAGAACCGGAATAGTGAATCTATATGATTCCACCTCTCTTATACCCTCTCAACCAGCTAAGAAATATTCGGAAATCCAACCTGAACCGTATAAATCATTAGAACAATTGACCATGTCGATCAACTGTTTATCGTTCCATCCGTCGAATGAGGTGCTTGTAACTGCaagtgaaggaaggaaagatcTGTTGAAGATGGTAAGTCACTGTCAGACTATCTCATATCCTAATCTTTTACGGCCGATATTCCCCATTTCCTCACTTCCCACTATAAATCACACGTTGCATCCTGTGCAGGAGTATGAATGGGTTAAATGATCAAACCAACGGAACAGAAGCTAATCAAATCAATATGACTGTCATATCGTAGTACCACCTCCCAAGCGGAACGGCATTTTCGAATTGGCCAACAGCCAATACACCCCTCGGGCGAATCACCTCGACTGGATTCTCTCCCTCGGGCGAATACTTGAGTGTGGGTAATCAGAGAGGTACTGTCCTTCTCTGGTCTTTGAGGCATTATGCTCTTTGATTGCTTTTCACCGTGAATACCATCTCATCCTACATCATGATATGCCATGCCATGCTATACAATATGCTCTATTATACGGTACAACGCTTTTGTCTGTCAGTCTGACTCAGCTCTGTTCAGACCAGTACATGAAGAACTATGCATATACCTCATATACTTCATACACCTCGTAGCATAGCTCACCTCACTTGAGCAGGAGGCTAgcgatcagatcaagtcTTGTACGAGTATTTATATACTTTACAAAACAGAACATTCATCTTCCGTCCcccatcttccatcctccatctATATGATAATCCTTTGAagatcaacaacaacaacaacaaagcATCGGTCGTCCGTTTATTGTTCAGCAAGCCATCTCGAACGCGATGTCATCTATTCCTTGGGAAGAGGCAGACCAACCTGGTTAATCCGTGACACCCGGTACAATGACTGCTCAACCCATGATTccatgttgatgttgatgctgatgctgatgctcaAGACTATTCAAGCCGTTATTATTATTGTCGTGCTCCACATGACTCggatgatgttgattgtGCGTATGAGTATAATCGTATCCCGAATTCCAAAATCCATTATCGTTTCCATTCGACGTGTTTgcatttgcgtttgcgttcGTATTTGCATGTGTGCTGACGTCGATATCGTGAATTGGCGGGGTCTGTAGAGGCGTGGATATCGTTATATCTTTCTTAGCTAATAATTTGGCGTAATGTTGCTGTTCATAATGAACCAAGAATCATGTCAtatgatgtcagctttcatccccttcccttTTCTCGCTTGAATTCGAGAAGGCAACAAATCTCCAACAGTCAGACTTACACCACACAGATCACACAAACTATCAGGCCCATCAGGCCCTCTCATCCATTCGTTAGTCACTTGAGATCCACAACCATGACATCTGGTAATCACCAACGTCCccgcattcccattcccattcccattcccattgttgttgttgttgctgctggtATTGGCCTTAGTCGGATGATTGAAGATATCCAAGATCTTCTCGTCGTACGCTTGATCCTGagactgaggttgaggtcggTAAGTCGGGATGTCATTCGATCCTGACACCGAAACCAAGGACGAAGCTTCCGTTAGGGCTGCCAAGGAGTCCATAGGTGTGGATTGTGTGTAAGGTGAATATGTCtgatgttggtgttgttgttgctgcgAGTATCGGGTTTCTTGGTTGTGGTGGTGGTCATGGCTGTAATGCTGATGACTGTGATTATGACTGttgtgatgctgatgctgatgctgatgctgatgctgatgctgatgctgatgctgatgatggtgttgatgatgc
It encodes:
- a CDS encoding histone H3, with product MARTKQTARKSTGGKAPRKQLATKAARKQTTTSAAGGVKKPHRYRPGTVALREIRRYQKSTELLIRKLPFQRLVREIAQDFKTDLRFQSSAVLALQEASEAYLVSLFEDTNLAAIHAKRVTIQPKDLQLARRLRGERS
- a CDS encoding uroporphyrinogen decarboxylase, with amino-acid sequence MTITEKYDVPQVKNLGKWQEVEKSFPPLKNDLLLRAAKGEETERAPVWVMRQAGRYLPEFLEVRKSHSFFECCQTPSIASALTLQPIDRYPRLDASIIFCDILVVPQALGMEVLMEPSKGPVLPQPLVTPEDINRLNPKVNVEKELGYLFEAITLTRKGLAGRVPLIGFCGAPWTLMAYMCEGGGSKTFEKSKSWLYEYPEESKRLLRIVADVCADLLVGQVLAGAQMLQVFDSWAGELTPYQYREFAYPASIHISHKVKSILKQIGHPGVAITLFAKGANAPSTFKLLSDPTVTGYDTLGLDWTVDPLEVRELVGRQVNLQGNFDPTVLYGGKDGIEKEVERLSTVWKKAGGGWIANLGHGITPNVKPEDMGWFLECVHKYSKRS